The Halococcus salifodinae DSM 8989 genome has a window encoding:
- a CDS encoding DUF5789 family protein — translation MLWGRDKTREQGVEFGTLATLIDDHSYPATSTTLIDEYGEQEVELPDGTQTLADLFEPLQGEVFDSAADARQAVLNMVDDRAIGRKGYSDRTPPAPGETTEWDPESM, via the coding sequence ATCCTATGGGGGAGAGACAAAACACGTGAGCAGGGCGTAGAGTTCGGCACGCTGGCCACGTTGATCGACGACCATAGTTATCCAGCGACAAGTACCACTCTCATCGACGAATACGGTGAACAGGAGGTGGAACTGCCAGATGGGACACAGACGCTTGCAGATCTCTTCGAGCCACTGCAAGGCGAGGTGTTCGACTCAGCTGCGGATGCTCGCCAAGCAGTACTGAACATGGTTGATGACAGAGCGATCGGGCGAAAAGGGTACTCCGATCGAACGCCACCTGCACCCGGCGAAACCACTGAGTGGGACCCCGAATCCATGTAG
- a CDS encoding digeranylgeranylglycerophospholipid reductase, translating to MPNGYDVVIAGAGPAGAQCARDLTERGYEVLVLETEPEKTFPAQSNKSTGGTFPSMMGSFGIPDDVVMNYTDSVVLESPSESFQFLQPGAVLEFADFKRYLVRDGRERGVTFHFDARVSEPILEDGDITGVRYDGNEEAYADIIVDATGPAAPLAKSLGVSDLERDKQAVGIEWEFEDVDLNHPDYTDLTDTMMLRLDHDLAPGGYSWIFHTGADTAKVGLCFIQNEKYSSNADRILIDDALTRWLEDDPRFTNADRIDNSQHRGSAHIQPPGRLSTDGFMAIGDTVPSIDPLWGQGIDKCMRSGRAAAVTADRCFTGGIDTSADEMTIYDTLWHRNVAPKASMRLLMAHLLYYAPTERYNRFIRDLRRLSDDTLSAANGGNPLALAKLFHPGDISLLRKFAAEHRDLISQLLPSLSSLLSE from the coding sequence ATGCCCAATGGGTACGATGTTGTTATCGCTGGCGCTGGTCCCGCCGGCGCGCAGTGTGCCCGAGATCTCACGGAGCGCGGCTACGAGGTGCTCGTTCTCGAAACCGAACCCGAGAAGACGTTTCCGGCCCAGAGCAACAAGTCCACCGGCGGAACCTTCCCCTCGATGATGGGGTCGTTCGGTATCCCTGACGATGTGGTGATGAACTACACCGATAGCGTCGTCTTGGAATCACCAAGCGAAAGCTTCCAGTTCCTCCAGCCGGGCGCAGTTCTCGAATTTGCTGATTTTAAACGCTACCTCGTCCGTGACGGCCGCGAGCGCGGCGTGACCTTCCATTTCGACGCGCGGGTCTCGGAGCCCATCCTCGAAGATGGAGACATCACCGGTGTTCGTTACGATGGCAACGAGGAGGCCTACGCCGATATCATCGTGGACGCGACTGGCCCGGCCGCACCGCTTGCGAAGTCTCTCGGGGTGAGCGATCTTGAGCGGGACAAGCAAGCCGTCGGCATCGAGTGGGAATTCGAAGATGTGGACCTCAATCATCCCGACTACACCGACCTAACCGACACGATGATGCTTCGGCTCGACCACGACCTCGCGCCAGGCGGGTACTCGTGGATATTCCACACTGGCGCGGATACGGCAAAAGTTGGTCTCTGCTTCATCCAAAACGAGAAATACAGTTCGAACGCCGATCGTATTCTCATCGACGACGCGCTCACGCGCTGGCTTGAAGACGATCCTCGGTTCACGAACGCCGACCGTATCGACAACAGCCAACATCGCGGCTCCGCACATATCCAGCCACCCGGACGTCTCAGCACGGACGGGTTCATGGCAATCGGCGATACCGTCCCTTCTATCGACCCGCTGTGGGGACAGGGCATCGATAAATGCATGCGATCTGGGCGCGCGGCGGCCGTCACGGCCGATCGCTGTTTTACTGGCGGGATCGACACGTCGGCCGACGAGATGACGATCTACGACACCCTCTGGCATCGCAACGTGGCACCGAAGGCGTCGATGCGCCTGCTAATGGCCCACTTGCTCTACTACGCCCCGACCGAACGCTACAACCGCTTCATCCGCGACCTCCGCCGGCTCAGCGACGATACGCTCTCGGCGGCCAACGGAGGCAATCCGCTCGCGCTGGCGAAACTGTTCCATCCTGGCGATATCTCCCTACTCCGGAAGTTCGCAGCCGAACACCGCGACCTGATTAGCCAACTGCTCCCCAGTCTGTCCTCACTGCTGTCAGAGTGA